The Deinococcus sp. Marseille-Q6407 genome has a window encoding:
- the rlmN gene encoding 23S rRNA (adenine(2503)-C(2))-methyltransferase RlmN, whose product MTTAPTAHASAARPLLLDLHPDDYPLPGFRRRQLLEWVYQHGVGEFGQMHTLPAEQRSELEREWRLNPFTDIETFRSDDGSVKYLFTLPDGRQMEAVYMPYLDRKTICVSTMVGCPARCAFCATGAMGFGRNLTPGEIVGQVLAVAGGEGIEPREIRNLVFMGMGEAMLNYDNTMQAARILLHPQALGMSKRRVTLSTVGIAKGIRRLADEDDLGIKLAISLHAPDEETRRKIIPTGGANSIDEIMDAARDYQARTGRRITMEYTMLDGVNDHLWQAELLAERLQGLVSHVNLIPMNPWPGSPFVSSSEAQIQAFYDLLEERGVDVSVRRSRGKDAGAACGQLALKRPGAAQGYAAQEHAGA is encoded by the coding sequence ATGACTACTGCGCCCACTGCCCACGCTTCAGCGGCCCGGCCTCTGCTGCTGGACCTGCACCCCGACGATTACCCGCTGCCCGGCTTTCGCCGCCGGCAACTGCTGGAGTGGGTGTATCAGCACGGGGTGGGCGAGTTTGGGCAGATGCACACCCTGCCAGCCGAGCAGCGCAGCGAGCTGGAACGGGAATGGCGGCTCAATCCCTTTACTGACATTGAAACCTTCCGCAGCGACGACGGCTCGGTGAAATACCTCTTCACCCTGCCCGACGGCCGGCAGATGGAAGCGGTCTATATGCCGTACCTGGACCGCAAGACCATCTGCGTAAGCACCATGGTGGGCTGCCCGGCCCGCTGCGCCTTTTGCGCCACCGGGGCGATGGGCTTCGGGCGCAACCTGACCCCCGGCGAAATCGTGGGGCAGGTGCTGGCGGTGGCCGGCGGCGAGGGCATCGAACCGCGCGAAATTCGCAACCTGGTGTTTATGGGTATGGGTGAAGCCATGCTGAACTACGACAACACCATGCAGGCCGCCCGGATTCTGCTGCACCCGCAGGCGCTGGGCATGAGCAAGCGCCGGGTGACCCTCAGCACGGTGGGCATTGCCAAAGGCATTCGCCGGCTGGCCGACGAAGACGACCTGGGTATCAAGCTGGCCATCAGCCTACATGCCCCGGACGAGGAAACCCGCCGCAAGATCATTCCGACCGGCGGGGCCAACTCGATTGACGAGATTATGGACGCTGCCCGCGACTACCAGGCCCGGACCGGCCGGCGCATTACCATGGAGTACACCATGCTGGACGGTGTCAACGATCATCTCTGGCAGGCCGAACTGCTGGCCGAGCGCCTGCAGGGCCTGGTCAGCCACGTGAACCTGATTCCGATGAATCCCTGGCCCGGTAGCCCTTTTGTGAGCAGCAGCGAGGCGCAGATTCAGGCGTTCTATGACCTGCTGGAAGAACGCGGCGTAGACGTGAGTGTACGGCGCTCGCGCGGCAAGGACGCCGGGGCCGCCTGCGGCCAGCTGGCGCTGAAGCGTCCCGGTGCAGCCCAGGGATATGCAGCGCAGGAACACGCCGGAGCCTGA
- a CDS encoding DUF4384 domain-containing protein: MNKTLLKAALLPMTLLAGTAGAQSISAQSIIVNPAQPDLNVQVSVDKDPTGDAVPTYRIGDGIKLNVKTNRDAYVYLFNVGADGEVNQILPNRLSGSNRVTANTNWTFPAANANFTYNVDGPAGLNKVLALASLTELSLNDLSTFANAQSQFANVSVRGQDNLAQALSIVVNPLPQNSWVSDTAFFDVAERAPVRTGNLFVGTNVNNAQVILNGRVLGSANKTYSGIAPGNYPVRIVAPGFADFRTTVTIRGNATTNLTVPFSGNTVTPAPVRPAPVNGTYNVTVRSAMEGGRVFLNGNEAGTIRGGQLTTSVERGQYQIVVLAPGQSAEIATVNVNRDGGINLSQAPRSTTINLLDLLFR; the protein is encoded by the coding sequence ATGAACAAGACTCTTCTGAAGGCAGCCCTGCTGCCCATGACCCTGCTGGCCGGCACCGCCGGTGCGCAGAGCATCAGCGCCCAGAGCATTATCGTGAACCCTGCCCAGCCTGACCTGAATGTGCAGGTCAGCGTGGACAAGGACCCCACCGGCGACGCTGTCCCCACCTACCGCATCGGCGACGGCATCAAGCTGAACGTCAAGACCAACCGTGACGCTTATGTGTACCTGTTCAACGTGGGCGCCGACGGCGAAGTCAACCAGATTCTGCCCAACCGTCTGAGCGGTTCCAACCGCGTGACCGCCAACACCAACTGGACCTTCCCGGCAGCCAACGCCAACTTCACCTACAACGTGGACGGCCCCGCCGGCCTGAACAAGGTGCTGGCCCTGGCCTCGCTGACCGAGCTGAGCCTGAATGACCTGAGCACCTTCGCCAACGCCCAGAGCCAGTTCGCCAACGTGAGCGTGCGCGGTCAGGACAACCTGGCCCAGGCCCTGAGCATCGTGGTGAACCCGCTGCCCCAGAACAGCTGGGTGAGCGACACCGCCTTCTTCGACGTGGCGGAACGCGCTCCGGTGCGCACCGGTAACCTGTTCGTGGGCACCAACGTGAACAACGCCCAGGTGATCCTGAACGGCCGCGTACTGGGCAGCGCCAACAAGACCTACAGCGGCATCGCTCCCGGCAACTACCCGGTACGTATCGTGGCCCCCGGCTTTGCGGACTTCCGCACCACCGTGACCATCCGCGGCAACGCCACCACCAACCTGACGGTGCCCTTCAGCGGCAACACCGTGACCCCCGCGCCGGTGCGCCCCGCCCCGGTGAACGGCACCTACAACGTGACTGTGCGCAGCGCGATGGAAGGCGGCCGGGTGTTCCTGAACGGCAACGAAGCAGGTACCATTCGCGGCGGCCAGCTGACCACCTCGGTGGAACGTGGACAGTACCAGATCGTGGTGCTGGCTCCCGGCCAGTCGGCGGAAATCGCCACGGTGAACGTGAACCGCGACGGCGGCATCAACCTGAGCCAGGCTCCCCGCAGCACCACCATCAACCTGCTGGACCTGCTGTTCCGTTAA
- a CDS encoding cysteine desulfurase family protein gives MIYLDYAATHPMTPAALAAYAEAAALPGNPSSVHVAGQQAREKLEEGRTRLAQVFGVDPRRLTLNSGGTEGDNAVLFGVAQAYQERHGRLGHLVTSASEHSAVLAPARALAARGWDVTFLPPDQHGRIAPEQLQEALRPDTALVSLHHVSNEIGTIQPTAELAAVAAIAGVPYHTDAVQAPGVLPVPLAEWGVTYATFSAHKWGGPRGVGVLYSAQGQDLPPQQIGGGQESGQRAGTQNTAGIYAAGVALTAAEEARESTFAHLLDLREAFVAAVGELPGLRWNHPAEGSSPKVASLTLSGADGEALLMNLDMAGVCASAGSACSAGTMQPSHVLTAIGHSEADARSSLRFSFGAASTLEGVQQAAAALRQAAEWSRLG, from the coding sequence ATGATCTATCTCGACTACGCTGCCACCCATCCCATGACGCCCGCTGCCCTGGCCGCTTACGCTGAGGCGGCCGCGCTGCCGGGCAACCCGTCCAGCGTTCACGTTGCCGGGCAGCAGGCCCGCGAGAAACTGGAAGAAGGCCGCACCCGGCTGGCGCAGGTATTCGGGGTGGACCCCCGCCGACTGACCCTCAACAGTGGCGGCACCGAGGGCGACAACGCCGTGCTGTTCGGCGTGGCGCAGGCGTATCAGGAGCGGCATGGCCGGCTCGGCCACCTCGTGACCAGTGCCAGCGAGCATTCAGCGGTGCTGGCCCCCGCCCGCGCCCTGGCCGCCCGGGGCTGGGACGTGACCTTTCTGCCGCCGGACCAGCACGGCCGGATAGCCCCCGAGCAGTTGCAGGAAGCCCTGCGGCCAGACACCGCCCTGGTCAGCCTGCACCACGTCAGCAACGAGATCGGAACCATTCAGCCCACCGCCGAACTGGCAGCAGTAGCGGCGATCGCCGGAGTGCCCTATCACACCGACGCGGTGCAGGCGCCCGGCGTACTGCCGGTGCCGCTGGCCGAGTGGGGCGTCACCTACGCCACATTCAGCGCCCACAAGTGGGGCGGTCCGCGCGGCGTGGGCGTGCTGTATTCCGCCCAGGGCCAGGACCTGCCGCCCCAGCAGATCGGCGGTGGGCAAGAAAGCGGGCAGCGTGCCGGCACCCAGAACACGGCAGGCATCTATGCGGCGGGAGTGGCCCTCACTGCCGCTGAGGAGGCGCGGGAGTCCACTTTTGCCCACCTCCTTGACCTCCGAGAGGCTTTCGTGGCTGCCGTAGGCGAGTTGCCGGGCCTGCGCTGGAACCACCCGGCCGAAGGCAGCAGCCCCAAGGTCGCCAGCCTGACCCTCAGCGGCGCCGACGGCGAAGCCCTGCTGATGAACCTGGACATGGCCGGCGTCTGTGCCAGCGCAGGCAGCGCCTGTAGCGCGGGGACCATGCAGCCCAGCCACGTGTTGACGGCCATCGGCCACAGCGAAGCGGACGCCCGCAGCAGCTTGCGCTTCAGCTTTGGGGCGGCCAGCACGCTGGAAGGAGTGCAGCAGGCGGCCGCAGCCCTGCGTCAGGCGGCCGAGTGGTCGCGGCTGGGCTGA
- a CDS encoding PASTA domain-containing protein encodes MTAEEVRIDGKYTVLRTLEERGNLTLSEVSAPDGELLRLAWFEIDTPEQRRDFFAYRDALRALNPAGLVELVATPEANYAVWRPLAGQTLGDFAALPARPEEGLDSLRLLTQHLAEHGYALTDAEILLAGRRSEQAVLAYLEPAPQRTDAEIARLNAPVLRPVFEGRTRRRADNLRWLSFVPGLALLAATGWYGYQATQAYLNPRVAVVKDVKGLPANEAAKQLAKSGFRVAYTEGEGSDAAIGSVLRQEPEGATNMPLGRLVTLTVNSPPDLTVPRVEDLTPDRATVNLKESGFRLGTVTKIDGTPTQTPEGRIISQDPPAGLSTQRGQNVNVLVSTGIAGKETWIPDLTGLDFTSAREHARTAGLVITEVKPEESDLPENTVISQVPKPYTRIGSGEKMTLVVAAPKFSEPPATVGALPVPPAYVPPAPPPPLPEPEPEPTPQETPPPGTPAGTPPATSPDTVPATPAGAPAAEQRDVQLNYDFPADLPPGNYSIVVRDGAGQRVLMGATPSSKLAGARASSTVQVTGNATFIILRDGETFAASIP; translated from the coding sequence ATGACGGCAGAAGAAGTGCGGATCGATGGCAAATATACGGTGCTGCGCACGCTGGAAGAGCGGGGCAACCTGACGCTCAGCGAGGTGAGCGCCCCAGACGGCGAGCTGTTGCGCCTGGCCTGGTTCGAGATTGACACCCCCGAGCAGCGCCGTGACTTTTTCGCTTACCGCGACGCCCTGCGCGCCTTGAACCCCGCCGGTCTGGTCGAGCTGGTTGCCACGCCGGAAGCCAACTACGCCGTGTGGCGGCCGCTGGCGGGGCAGACACTGGGCGATTTTGCAGCCCTGCCGGCCCGGCCGGAAGAGGGCCTCGATTCACTGCGGCTGCTGACCCAGCACCTGGCCGAGCACGGCTACGCCCTGACCGATGCCGAGATCCTGCTGGCCGGCCGGCGCAGTGAGCAGGCGGTGCTGGCATATCTGGAACCGGCCCCACAGCGCACCGACGCTGAGATTGCCCGGCTGAACGCCCCGGTGCTGCGCCCAGTGTTCGAGGGCCGCACCCGCCGCCGCGCCGATAACCTGCGCTGGCTGTCTTTCGTGCCGGGGCTGGCGCTGCTGGCTGCGACCGGCTGGTATGGCTATCAGGCCACCCAGGCTTACCTCAACCCCCGGGTGGCTGTGGTCAAGGACGTCAAGGGCCTACCGGCCAACGAGGCCGCGAAACAGCTGGCCAAAAGCGGGTTCCGGGTGGCCTATACCGAGGGCGAGGGCAGCGATGCAGCTATCGGTTCGGTGCTGCGCCAGGAACCTGAGGGTGCCACCAACATGCCGCTGGGCCGGCTGGTCACCCTGACGGTCAACAGCCCGCCCGACCTGACGGTGCCGCGGGTGGAGGACCTGACCCCCGACCGGGCCACCGTCAACCTCAAGGAAAGCGGGTTCCGGCTGGGCACCGTCACCAAGATTGACGGCACGCCCACCCAGACGCCTGAAGGCCGCATCATCTCGCAGGATCCGCCTGCCGGACTGTCCACCCAGCGCGGTCAGAATGTGAATGTGCTGGTGTCTACCGGGATTGCCGGCAAAGAAACCTGGATTCCCGACCTGACCGGGCTGGATTTCACCTCGGCCCGTGAGCATGCCCGCACCGCTGGCCTGGTGATCACCGAAGTCAAGCCGGAAGAGAGCGACTTGCCGGAAAACACCGTGATTTCGCAGGTGCCCAAGCCCTATACCCGGATCGGCAGCGGCGAGAAGATGACCCTGGTTGTGGCCGCGCCCAAGTTCAGCGAGCCGCCGGCCACCGTGGGCGCCCTGCCGGTACCCCCGGCTTATGTGCCCCCGGCCCCGCCGCCCCCGCTGCCTGAGCCGGAACCGGAACCGACCCCGCAGGAAACCCCGCCGCCCGGAACGCCTGCTGGCACGCCGCCGGCCACCAGCCCGGACACGGTTCCGGCAACGCCCGCCGGGGCCCCCGCCGCAGAGCAGCGCGACGTGCAGCTGAACTACGACTTCCCGGCCGACCTGCCCCCCGGCAACTATTCCATCGTGGTCCGCGACGGCGCTGGGCAGCGGGTGCTGATGGGCGCGACGCCCAGCAGCAAGCTGGCCGGTGCCCGCGCCTCCAGCACCGTGCAGGTGACCGGCAATGCCACTTTCATCATCCTGCGCGACGGCGAAACGTTCGCCGCGTCTATCCCCTAG
- the smpB gene encoding SsrA-binding protein SmpB — translation MPRVYVNRRAGYEYELLDRYEAGLSLTGSEVKSIRAGGVDFRDAFARLNGRNIDLEGLYIPPYKEATYNNHEPRRPRRLLLHRMEIEKIRRALDQKGLTLVPTRLYQQGRYFKVELALARGKKLHDKRRADAEKTVRRELREY, via the coding sequence ATGCCCCGCGTGTATGTCAATCGCCGCGCTGGCTACGAATATGAACTGCTTGACCGCTACGAAGCTGGTCTGTCGCTGACCGGCAGCGAGGTCAAGAGTATCCGGGCCGGGGGGGTTGACTTCCGGGACGCTTTCGCGCGCCTCAATGGCCGCAACATTGACCTTGAAGGGTTGTATATTCCGCCCTACAAGGAAGCGACCTACAACAACCACGAGCCCCGCCGGCCGCGCCGGCTGCTGCTGCACCGCATGGAAATCGAGAAGATTCGCCGGGCGCTGGACCAAAAAGGTCTGACGCTGGTGCCCACCCGGCTGTACCAGCAGGGCCGCTATTTCAAGGTGGAACTGGCGCTGGCCCGGGGCAAGAAGCTGCACGACAAACGCCGCGCCGACGCCGAGAAAACGGTGCGCCGCGAACTGAGGGAGTACTGA
- a CDS encoding 3D domain-containing protein, with protein MPKRTLLAALAAAVLGTAAALPPLPAAALADRAVQSALSDDAVRSLPYVSPAVMPAAEQPSDVVLGARAPAGRTAVLRSTAYNSLSAQTDSSPHITATGTRTRPGVVALSRDMLRIFPYGTRLRIQDLSGNHPYANGRIFIVEDTMHARKSRQIDVWMPTRSQAMQWGVRSVRITAVR; from the coding sequence ATGCCAAAACGTACTTTGCTGGCCGCGCTGGCCGCCGCCGTGTTGGGCACTGCCGCTGCCCTGCCGCCCCTCCCCGCCGCTGCGCTGGCCGACCGGGCCGTGCAGTCCGCCCTGAGCGATGACGCTGTTCGCAGCCTGCCTTATGTAAGCCCTGCCGTGATGCCTGCTGCCGAGCAGCCCAGCGATGTGGTGCTGGGCGCCCGCGCTCCCGCCGGCCGCACCGCCGTGCTGCGCTCCACCGCTTATAACAGCCTGTCGGCCCAGACCGACAGCTCACCGCACATCACCGCCACCGGCACCCGCACCCGCCCCGGCGTGGTGGCCCTGAGCCGCGACATGCTGCGCATCTTTCCTTACGGCACCCGCCTGAGGATTCAGGACCTGAGCGGCAATCACCCTTACGCGAACGGCCGCATTTTTATTGTCGAAGACACCATGCACGCCCGCAAGTCCCGCCAGATCGATGTCTGGATGCCCACCCGCTCGCAGGCCATGCAGTGGGGCGTGCGCAGCGTACGCATCACCGCTGTGCGCTGA
- a CDS encoding ABC transporter permease, whose protein sequence is MPAAEPSAPASARRLPWLLARAHLKKRRTQNALTVAGIAVGVAVLIAALSLTNGFTGALISATLRASPHLSVQPYTPGGQDQAMEQALAGNTEVAAFTPFLADKALLTRPADEYRAAGTDFSTLFGVGPQAADVLELQPQEGELLRTLKDGDILLGSALARNIGAAAGERLNLLNSSQNRGGLTVKGVFHTGNYLIDSGYAFTNLKTLQQLQQTGKITGYQVRLKDPEQAPQVGQALTAQLPYAATPWQSLYGTLLDQLKLQKEVIGFVVFLIVVVAAFGIANVMTLAVFEKTQEIAILRAIGATRSTITHIFLLEGLVLGLSGLLLGNLLGLAVAGYFTLRPFQIPGDLYFITSLPVEVRPTDLLWVNAVGLVTTLLAALIPARRAAAIEPARIIR, encoded by the coding sequence GTGCCTGCCGCTGAACCTTCTGCCCCCGCCTCCGCGCGGCGCCTGCCCTGGCTGCTGGCGCGTGCCCACCTTAAGAAGCGCCGCACCCAGAACGCCCTGACCGTGGCCGGCATCGCGGTGGGCGTAGCGGTGCTGATTGCTGCGCTCAGCCTCACCAACGGCTTTACCGGCGCGCTGATCAGCGCCACCCTGCGGGCCAGTCCGCACCTCAGCGTGCAGCCATACACGCCCGGCGGCCAGGATCAGGCGATGGAACAGGCCCTGGCCGGCAATACGGAGGTGGCGGCCTTTACTCCCTTTCTGGCCGACAAGGCCCTGCTGACCCGGCCCGCCGACGAATACCGCGCTGCCGGCACCGATTTCAGCACCCTGTTCGGGGTGGGGCCGCAGGCCGCCGACGTGCTGGAACTCCAGCCGCAGGAGGGCGAGCTGCTGCGTACCCTGAAAGACGGCGACATTCTGCTGGGGTCGGCGCTGGCCCGCAATATCGGGGCGGCAGCCGGCGAGCGGCTGAACCTGCTCAACAGCAGCCAGAACCGCGGGGGACTGACCGTGAAAGGCGTCTTTCATACCGGCAACTACCTGATTGATTCCGGCTACGCTTTTACCAACCTGAAAACCCTGCAGCAATTGCAGCAGACCGGCAAGATCACCGGCTATCAGGTGCGCCTCAAGGACCCCGAGCAGGCACCGCAGGTGGGGCAGGCCCTCACGGCGCAGCTGCCCTACGCCGCCACGCCCTGGCAGTCGCTTTACGGCACCCTGCTCGACCAGCTGAAGCTGCAAAAAGAAGTGATCGGCTTCGTGGTGTTCCTGATCGTGGTGGTGGCCGCCTTCGGTATCGCCAACGTGATGACGCTGGCCGTGTTCGAGAAAACCCAGGAAATCGCCATTCTGCGCGCCATTGGGGCCACCCGCAGCACCATCACTCACATCTTCTTGCTGGAAGGTCTGGTGCTGGGCCTCAGTGGGCTGCTGCTGGGCAACCTGCTGGGGCTGGCGGTGGCCGGCTACTTTACGCTGCGCCCTTTTCAGATTCCGGGAGACCTGTATTTCATCACCTCGCTGCCGGTCGAAGTGCGGCCGACCGACCTGCTGTGGGTCAATGCCGTGGGGCTGGTCACCACGCTGCTGGCCGCCCTGATTCCGGCCCGCCGCGCCGCCGCCATCGAACCGGCCCGTATCATCCGCTAG
- a CDS encoding DUF423 domain-containing protein → MSAPLSSASPVSSAASAGAAPVSRVSRAFPIGALWGAIGIALGAFGAHALADRFSPADLAIYETGVRYQMYAALALLALGAVGQGGWPARLLLIGSLIFSVSLYLLVGLGVRWLGAITPIGGVLMIAALVWVAALHWRR, encoded by the coding sequence ATGTCTGCGCCCCTTTCTTCTGCGTCCCCTGTATCTTCTGCAGCTTCCGCCGGCGCCGCGCCGGTGTCGCGTGTCAGCCGCGCTTTTCCGATTGGCGCCCTCTGGGGAGCCATCGGCATCGCGCTGGGAGCCTTTGGAGCCCACGCGCTCGCGGACCGCTTCAGCCCGGCCGACCTGGCCATTTACGAAACCGGAGTGAGATACCAGATGTACGCCGCGCTGGCCCTGCTGGCACTGGGCGCGGTTGGTCAGGGCGGCTGGCCGGCGCGGCTGCTGCTGATTGGCAGCCTGATTTTCAGTGTCAGTCTGTATTTGCTGGTGGGCCTGGGCGTGCGCTGGCTGGGGGCCATTACGCCCATTGGGGGCGTGCTGATGATCGCTGCGCTGGTCTGGGTGGCCGCGCTGCACTGGCGGCGCTGA
- the map gene encoding type I methionyl aminopeptidase, translating into MSALRRRVSIKRPKDIEIMRRAGGLVAETFRVLDPYIKPGASLAELDRIAEEHIRAAGALPAYLGYGPKSNPFPGTICASVNETICHGIPDSRELRDGDIVGMDIGVLLDGFYGDACYTYTVGQVTPEVQGLVDTTREAMDAGIATVRAGSRLGDIGAAIQEIAEPRGYSVVEEYTGHGIGHDLHEDPTVFHKGVRYTGMKLEEGMVFTIEPMLNLGTAETELLSDGWTVVTRDRRPSAQFEHTLVVTKKGADLLTV; encoded by the coding sequence ATGAGTGCACTGAGAAGACGAGTTTCCATCAAGCGGCCAAAAGACATCGAAATCATGCGCCGGGCCGGCGGGCTGGTGGCCGAAACCTTCCGGGTGCTGGACCCTTACATCAAGCCGGGGGCCTCCCTGGCCGAGCTGGACCGCATCGCCGAGGAGCATATCCGTGCGGCCGGGGCGCTGCCCGCCTACCTGGGCTACGGTCCCAAGTCCAACCCCTTTCCCGGCACCATCTGCGCCAGCGTGAACGAGACGATCTGCCACGGCATTCCCGACAGCCGTGAGCTGAGAGACGGCGACATCGTGGGCATGGACATCGGCGTACTGCTGGACGGCTTTTATGGTGACGCCTGCTACACCTACACCGTAGGCCAGGTAACCCCCGAGGTGCAGGGCCTAGTGGACACCACCCGCGAAGCGATGGACGCCGGCATCGCCACTGTGCGGGCCGGCTCGCGCCTGGGCGACATCGGCGCGGCCATTCAGGAAATTGCCGAGCCGCGCGGTTACTCGGTGGTGGAGGAATACACCGGACACGGCATTGGCCACGACCTGCACGAAGACCCCACCGTGTTTCACAAGGGCGTGCGCTACACCGGCATGAAGCTGGAAGAAGGCATGGTCTTTACCATCGAGCCGATGCTGAACCTGGGCACCGCCGAAACCGAGTTGCTCAGCGACGGCTGGACCGTGGTGACCCGTGACCGCCGGCCCTCGGCGCAGTTCGAGCACACCCTGGTCGTGACCAAGAAGGGCGCCGACCTGCTGACTGTCTGA